From Paenibacillus physcomitrellae, the proteins below share one genomic window:
- a CDS encoding carbohydrate ABC transporter permease, translating into MAKEAVAAKGPSDERWFDVIVYLIAAVIIMLVLYPLLFVVSASFSDPARVLSGEVWLLPKGANLEAYNNILHNDQIWIGYRNSILYTVVGTLINITMTLLAAYPLSRPDLPGRKGLMLIITLTMFFSGGLIPSYLLVKSLGMVDTMWALIIPGAISTYNLIVMRTYFQSSIPWELQEAAHIDGCSNWRLLISIILPLSKPILAVMVLFYAVGHWNAFFNALIYIRSEQLYPLQLILREILMISQSAGVDGGNVGMEEKILLSESIKYAVIIVSSLPVLVMYPFVQRHFVKGVMIGSIKG; encoded by the coding sequence ATGGCTAAAGAAGCAGTTGCTGCGAAAGGTCCATCGGACGAACGTTGGTTCGATGTTATCGTATATTTGATCGCTGCGGTGATCATTATGCTCGTACTTTATCCTTTATTATTTGTGGTTAGCGCATCGTTCAGCGACCCTGCAAGGGTGCTGAGCGGAGAGGTGTGGCTGCTTCCGAAGGGTGCCAACCTTGAAGCCTATAACAATATTTTGCACAATGATCAGATTTGGATCGGCTACCGGAACTCCATTCTCTACACTGTCGTCGGCACGCTGATCAATATTACTATGACCCTTCTGGCGGCATACCCGCTATCACGGCCGGATTTGCCGGGACGTAAAGGGCTGATGCTGATCATTACCTTGACAATGTTCTTCAGCGGCGGACTTATTCCGAGCTACCTGCTCGTCAAGAGTCTCGGCATGGTCGATACGATGTGGGCGCTGATCATTCCGGGGGCGATCTCCACTTACAATCTGATCGTCATGAGAACGTATTTCCAGTCTAGCATCCCATGGGAACTGCAGGAAGCGGCGCATATCGACGGCTGCTCCAATTGGCGGTTGCTGATCAGCATCATCCTGCCGTTGTCCAAGCCGATATTGGCGGTAATGGTTTTGTTCTATGCGGTTGGCCATTGGAATGCATTCTTTAATGCGCTGATTTATATTCGCAGCGAGCAGCTTTACCCGCTCCAGCTGATCCTGCGGGAAATTTTGATGATCAGCCAGTCTGCGGGCGTCGATGGCGGTAACGTTGGGATGGAGGAGAAAATTCTTCTCTCCGAAAGCATTAAATATGCGGTGATTATTGTTTCCAGTCTGCCGGTGCTGGTCATGTATCCGTTTGTGCAGCGGCATTTTGTCAAAGGCGTCATGATCGGCTCTATTAAAGGATAA
- a CDS encoding alpha-L-arabinofuranosidase C-terminal domain-containing protein — protein MNKATITIDGSQPNGHRINPYLFGHFVEDIRDHMEAMLAFPLRDMDFESEAEGKAEVSGQWSPYTNGRNTKYALEAPAPKHSGRAQRIRILSDDEAYAGIAQQLALKGPIRYSVKLVARASVEIRYVIVEAVDRLRQERLGLERIELDSHNWREYEAVLAIGRNCADAEFRIYVPAEHPRWQDSVSTGMLWIDHISLLPEDHIGFVKREVVEMAKDLNAGMMRLAGNYISAYHFEHGIGPVLERPVMYNEAWGGWTSKYFGTDEFIRFCRELQVEPLICVNDGSGTPEEAAQWVEYCNGGTDTPMGAIRAANGHPEPYNVKYWEIGNEVWGAWQVGTCAADDFARRTVTFIEAMKEADPEVVILACGHTDQDWNKAVLDIAGERIDYLTLHLYHGYNRFAMDRSTPAEERYKAIASFPEWTRHNIEQTREQILSSSKHSHVKLAITEYNTMYYPNNVRKGVPEEHTLGAAVANAANLNEMLRESDLVHIGSFSDLVNGWLGGCIRVGDYYADQYCGKLPGWSGHPLNVYGTPTYEVMKLYAGRKMTRLLPVHTECGTFSVQSNKPAPIKLDELPDLDVVACTNEEGSVITVFIVNRSLHEVTTTLDLRELEVSEGTLLHVITGDSDQDLNTVFEPNRIASQMSDVPVETWKAGYVLRRSSIYVLEMRTNR, from the coding sequence ATGAATAAAGCAACGATTACCATCGACGGCAGCCAGCCGAACGGGCATCGAATTAACCCTTATTTGTTTGGACATTTCGTTGAAGACATCCGGGATCATATGGAAGCGATGCTGGCTTTCCCGCTAAGGGACATGGACTTTGAGAGCGAAGCGGAAGGGAAAGCCGAAGTGTCGGGGCAATGGTCTCCCTATACGAACGGACGTAATACGAAATATGCCCTGGAAGCTCCGGCGCCGAAACACTCGGGGCGCGCTCAGCGCATCCGGATTCTAAGCGATGATGAGGCTTATGCGGGGATCGCCCAGCAACTGGCGCTCAAAGGGCCGATCCGTTATTCGGTCAAGCTGGTGGCCAGAGCTTCGGTTGAGATTCGCTATGTCATTGTCGAGGCTGTGGACCGGCTTCGTCAGGAACGTTTAGGCCTGGAACGGATTGAGCTGGACAGCCACAATTGGCGGGAATATGAGGCCGTATTGGCCATCGGCCGGAATTGCGCCGATGCGGAATTCCGTATTTATGTGCCTGCCGAGCATCCGAGATGGCAAGATAGCGTCTCTACCGGCATGCTTTGGATCGATCATATCTCCTTGCTGCCGGAGGACCATATCGGCTTCGTGAAGCGGGAAGTTGTTGAAATGGCAAAGGATTTGAACGCCGGGATGATGAGACTGGCCGGCAACTATATCAGTGCCTACCACTTTGAACATGGCATCGGACCGGTGCTTGAACGCCCGGTCATGTATAACGAGGCGTGGGGAGGCTGGACGAGCAAATATTTCGGAACGGATGAATTCATCCGGTTCTGCCGGGAGCTGCAGGTCGAACCGCTGATCTGCGTGAATGACGGCTCTGGAACGCCAGAGGAAGCTGCGCAGTGGGTTGAATATTGCAATGGTGGCACCGATACCCCCATGGGTGCGATACGCGCCGCCAATGGACACCCTGAACCCTACAACGTGAAGTATTGGGAGATCGGCAACGAGGTGTGGGGCGCTTGGCAGGTAGGAACGTGTGCCGCCGACGATTTCGCCCGGCGAACCGTAACCTTCATCGAAGCCATGAAGGAGGCCGACCCTGAGGTTGTGATTCTAGCCTGCGGGCATACGGATCAGGACTGGAACAAGGCGGTGCTTGACATCGCGGGAGAGCGGATCGATTATCTGACTCTGCACTTGTATCATGGATACAATCGTTTTGCGATGGACCGCAGCACGCCAGCAGAAGAGCGTTACAAGGCGATCGCCAGCTTCCCGGAATGGACGAGACATAATATCGAGCAGACGAGAGAACAAATCCTGTCAAGTTCGAAACACAGCCATGTGAAGCTGGCAATTACCGAATATAACACGATGTACTATCCCAATAACGTTAGAAAAGGAGTGCCGGAAGAGCATACGCTGGGCGCAGCGGTTGCCAACGCCGCTAATCTGAATGAAATGCTGCGTGAAAGCGATCTGGTGCACATCGGCAGCTTCTCCGATTTGGTCAACGGCTGGCTCGGGGGATGCATCCGGGTTGGCGACTATTATGCCGACCAATATTGCGGCAAGCTGCCAGGCTGGAGTGGGCACCCGCTGAACGTTTATGGAACCCCTACTTATGAAGTGATGAAGCTTTACGCCGGACGGAAAATGACAAGATTGCTGCCTGTGCATACCGAATGCGGCACCTTCTCCGTTCAATCAAACAAACCGGCTCCGATCAAGCTGGATGAACTCCCGGATCTGGATGTCGTAGCCTGCACCAATGAAGAGGGCAGCGTGATCACGGTCTTTATCGTTAACCGGAGCTTGCATGAAGTAACGACAACCCTTGATTTGCGCGAGCTTGAAGTTTCCGAAGGAACGCTTCTTCATGTCATTACAGGAGATTCCGATCAGGACTTGAATACCGTCTTTGAGCCGAATCGCATCGCCAGCCAAATGAGCGACGTACCCGTTGAGACTTGGAAGGCCGGATATGTCCTTCGTCGGTCATCCATATATGTATTGGAAATGAGAACGAACCGGTAA
- a CDS encoding sugar-binding domain-containing protein → MTTKGYIKDYPRPQFVRNEWMNLNGEWDFRFDDQNVGEIEKWQEQLTGTHKIKVPFTYETEASGIGLEEFHARVWYSRSVLIPKEAAGKRVVLHFQAVDYIAKVWVNGEPAGRHQGAYAAFSLDITPYLTFGADNVITLKAEDSDDCTQPRGKQRWTKDNFECFYVQSTGIWQTVWLEYVEEQRLDSVKITPDLDRARVSFDFRVRGLETAAGSLRLEAIVTLKDHHVKTVSLAVDRPRFSVEVDLVHEANGPWKKAFWSPAQPNLYDVEFVLYLDEVVIDRVFSYFGMRKVSIEKGKVLLNNVPIYQRLMLDQGYWPESHLTPPSEDALIADIDYMLEMGYNGVRKHMKIEDARFLYWCDVKGLLVWSEMAATFEFHDDAVENFTKEWLEIVHQQYNHPSIITWVPFNESWGVPYILHDQRQQKFTESIYHLTKSIDPYRPVITNDGWEHTISDIITLHDYVETGEGFLKRYAGNKDAIVSKEIPCNQWKYALADGYEYKGQPIMITEFGGIAFESDKGWGYGHQVRTDEEFLNRFEGLIQAIKSVDYICGFCYTQLTDVQQEINGLLTEERKPKFPMDKIKEINLA, encoded by the coding sequence ATGACAACCAAAGGTTATATCAAAGATTATCCAAGACCTCAGTTTGTCCGAAATGAATGGATGAACCTGAACGGCGAATGGGACTTCCGCTTCGACGATCAGAATGTCGGGGAAATTGAAAAGTGGCAGGAGCAGCTGACGGGAACGCATAAAATTAAGGTTCCGTTTACGTACGAAACCGAGGCAAGCGGCATTGGCCTGGAGGAATTCCATGCTCGGGTATGGTACAGCAGGAGCGTGCTGATCCCGAAGGAAGCGGCTGGAAAACGGGTCGTCCTGCACTTTCAGGCGGTAGATTATATCGCCAAGGTATGGGTGAACGGGGAGCCGGCGGGCAGACATCAGGGGGCTTATGCCGCATTTTCCCTTGATATAACACCATACCTGACCTTCGGTGCGGATAATGTTATAACGTTAAAGGCAGAGGACAGTGACGACTGCACCCAACCACGGGGCAAACAGCGTTGGACGAAAGATAATTTCGAATGTTTCTATGTTCAAAGCACAGGCATTTGGCAGACGGTCTGGCTGGAATACGTGGAGGAGCAAAGGCTGGATTCGGTAAAAATCACGCCCGATCTCGATCGTGCCCGGGTGTCGTTTGATTTCCGGGTGCGGGGTCTTGAGACCGCGGCAGGGAGCCTGAGGCTCGAAGCCATCGTGACCCTGAAGGATCACCATGTTAAGACGGTAAGCCTTGCGGTCGATCGGCCCCGCTTCAGCGTGGAAGTCGATTTGGTGCATGAAGCGAACGGCCCATGGAAGAAAGCATTCTGGTCGCCCGCGCAACCGAATTTATATGATGTGGAATTCGTGCTGTATCTGGATGAGGTCGTCATAGACCGCGTATTCTCTTATTTTGGCATGAGAAAAGTATCGATCGAGAAAGGCAAAGTGCTGCTCAACAATGTGCCGATCTATCAGAGGCTGATGTTGGATCAAGGTTACTGGCCGGAAAGTCACCTGACTCCGCCGAGTGAGGATGCGCTTATTGCCGATATTGATTACATGCTGGAAATGGGCTACAACGGCGTGCGCAAGCATATGAAAATTGAAGATGCCCGCTTCCTGTATTGGTGCGACGTTAAAGGGCTTTTGGTATGGTCGGAAATGGCGGCAACATTTGAATTTCATGATGATGCGGTAGAGAACTTCACCAAGGAATGGCTGGAAATTGTCCACCAGCAGTATAACCATCCGAGTATTATCACTTGGGTGCCATTTAATGAGTCCTGGGGAGTTCCCTACATTCTGCACGATCAGAGACAGCAGAAATTTACGGAAAGCATCTACCATCTGACCAAGTCCATTGACCCGTACCGGCCGGTCATTACGAATGACGGCTGGGAGCATACGATTTCCGATATTATTACGCTGCACGACTATGTCGAGACGGGAGAAGGTTTCCTAAAACGGTACGCGGGCAACAAGGACGCCATCGTGAGTAAGGAAATTCCCTGCAACCAATGGAAATATGCATTAGCAGACGGTTACGAGTACAAGGGCCAGCCGATCATGATTACCGAGTTCGGCGGGATCGCTTTCGAATCGGATAAAGGTTGGGGTTATGGACATCAGGTAAGGACGGACGAAGAGTTCTTGAACCGTTTCGAAGGTTTGATTCAGGCGATCAAAAGCGTTGACTACATTTGCGGCTTTTGTTATACGCAACTAACCGATGTGCAGCAAGAAATCAACGGGCTGTTGACGGAGGAACGGAAACCGAAATTCCCGATGGACAAAATCAAGGAAATTAATCTGGCTTGA